A window of the Lolium perenne isolate Kyuss_39 chromosome 7, Kyuss_2.0, whole genome shotgun sequence genome harbors these coding sequences:
- the LOC127316968 gene encoding uncharacterized protein, with amino-acid sequence MALLDFIELSDDEEIVVSEKNDEEIVDLSSDDETADDYRNDFSCGSPGQHPTTLYDGQAVFVAEGEGEATESNAEEATPSSSVMEKGSLDIASSQNCPHTSTAVSFPSPSISEKALTFEACDANLPRMKVKRHRKIFHADTLWRSPRLEDKNKGHSKSMEELAVDLKRSRMLEEQHTSAASQNCSHTPAAETSPNLVRVKVKRRRRKPVHTDTHWRSPRLEHKNKDCSKSVVELAVDRKRSRMLEEQNTPARTQKKTKLTLCTRCRMYEEYEKKTKLTEHDPFEAV; translated from the exons ATGGCTCTATTAGATTTTATTGAGTTGAGTGATGATGAAGAGATTGTTGTTTCGGAAAAGAATGATGAAGAGATTGTTGACTTGAGCAGTGATGATGAGACTGCTGATGACTACCGCAATGATTTCTCATGTGGTAGCCCTGGTCAGCACCCAACAACATTGTATGATGGGCAGGCTGTGTTTGTCGCAGAGGGTGAAGGAGAGGCTACCGAGTCAAATGCAGAGGAAGCTACACCATCCTCTTCTGTTATGGAAAAAGGGTCTCTTGATATAGCTTCATCACAGAACTGTCCTCACACTTCAACAGCAGTATCATTTCCCA GCCCTTCCATCTCTGAGAAGGCTCTGACTTTCGAAGCTTGTGATGCAAACCTGCCGAGAATGAAGGTGAAACGCCATAGGAAGATCTTCCATGCTGATACACTTTGGAGAAGTCCTAGGCTTGAAGATAAGAACAAAGGTCATAGCAAGTCCATGGAGGAGCTGGCAGTTGATCTGAAGAGATCTCGCATGCTCGAAGAACAGCACACTTCAGCTGCATCACAGAATTGCTCTCACACTCCAGCAGCAGAGACATCCCCAA ACTTGGTGAGAGTGAAGGTGAAACGTCGCAGGAGGAAGCCTGTACATACCGATACACATTGGAGAAGTCCTAGGCTTGAACATAAGAACAAAGATTGTAGCAAGTCTGTGGTAGAGCTGGCAGTTGATCGCAAGAGGTCTCGCATGCTCGAGGAACAGAACACCCCAGCAAGGACCCAGAAGAAGACCAAGTTGACCCTCTGCACCCGATGTAGAATGTACGAAGAGTATGAGAAGAAGACCAAGTTGACTGAACATGATCCTTTTGAAGCTGTCTGA